The following are encoded together in the Chaetodon auriga isolate fChaAug3 chromosome 6, fChaAug3.hap1, whole genome shotgun sequence genome:
- the LOC143322722 gene encoding solute carrier family 45 member 3 — MPGWRSQWRLVLLNSLTCGLEICVAAGITYVPPLLLEAGVEERYMTMVLGIGPVLGLLFIPLIGSASDHCNSSYGRRRPFIWLLSLGVLLALVIIPHADVLAARLAWGGRTLQVAFLIIGVGLLDFCGQVCFTPLEALLSDLYRDEEDCGQAFAMFSFMVSLGGCVGYLLPALDWSRGLLSVYLGGQAECLFSLLILIFISSVLITMKVSEEPLCASSGLAGSGSLLESGAGVMEAGRCGVPRSCCYLLKCKLRLLKSGPLLCLLRTCWSMTPAIYRSYCHVPRVMRQLCVAQLCSWMAVMSFMLFYTDFVGEGLYEGVPSALPGSLSRQRYDEGIRMGSLGLFLQCATSTFFSLVMSRLVRHFGSRWVYLSSMVSFTASALVICLSKSVVLVTVMAALTGYAYATLQTLPYTLTCHYHKEKEVYMPKKKTKSIHKNGITTKSDSVYLTPVEEEGGLNHKTGAPYGNAFIGQDNYECYSSPHSQNGSSHSSGGTKQEETESGFEKRGVGLDFAILDSTFLLSQVFPTLFMGMIVQFAQSVTAYIASSAIFGAVAIYLASQIIFDQKDLKS, encoded by the exons ATGCCTGGATGGAGGTCTCAGTGGCGTCTCGTCCTGCTGAACTCCCTGACCTGTGGCCTGGAGATCTGTGTGGCAGCTGGGATCACATACGTGCCcccactgctgctggaggctggaGTGGAGGAGCGTTACATGACTATGGTGCTAG GTATTGGTCCAGTGCTTGGTCTCCTGTTCATACCTTTGATTGGCTCAGCCAGTGACCACTGCAACAGCAGTTATGGCAGACGACGGCCTTTCATTTGGCTGCTGTCTTTAGGAGTCCTTCTCGCGCTTGTCATCATTCCCCATGCTGACGTGCTGGCTGCACGCCTTGCCTGGGGTGGGCGCACTCTCCAG GTGGCCTTCCTTATCATTGGGGTTGGGCTTCTTGATTTTTGTGGACAGGTGTGCTTCACACCTCTGGAGGCTCTTTTGTCGGACCTGTATCGGGACGAGGAGGACTGTGGCCAAGCCTTCGCCATGTTCTCCTTCATGGTCAGCTTGGGAGGTTGTGTGGGTTATTTGCTACCCGCGCTGGACTGGAGTCGTGGCCTCCTCTCTGTTTACCTGGGAGGTCAGGCAGAGTGCCTCTTCTCCctactcatcctcatcttcatctccagTGTGCTCATCACCATGAAGGTGTCTGAGGAACCCTTGTGTGCTAGCAGTGGCTTGGCAGGGTCCGGATCGTTACTGGAGTCGGGGGCTGGTGTGATGGAGGCTGGCCGATGCGGCGTGCCGCGCTCATGCTGCTACCTGCTGAAGTGCAAGCTGAGGCTGCTGAAGTCCGGAcccctgctgtgtctgctgagaACATGCTGGTCCATGACCCCGGCCATCTACAGGAGCTACTGCCATGTCCCGCGGGTGAtgaggcagctgtgtgtggctcagctctgcagctggaTGGCTGTCATGTCATTTATGCTTTTCTACACAGACTTTGTGGGGGAAGGCCTGTACGAGGGCGTGCCGAGTGCATTACCAGGAAGTTTGTCCAGGCAAAGATACGATGAAG GCATCCGTATGGGCAGTCTGGGCCTGTTCCTGCAGTGTGCTACCTCAACCTTCTTCTCCCTGGTCATGAGTCGTTTGGTTCGCCATTTTGGCTCACGGTGGGTCTACCTGAGCAGCATGGTGAGCTTCACTGCCTCTGCTTTGGTCATCTGCCTGTCCAAAAGTGTGGTCTTGGTCACTGTTATGGCAGCCCTCACTGGCTATGCATATGCCACACTGCAGACTCTGCCCTACACACTCACCTGCCACTaccacaaagagaaagag GTGTATAtgccaaaaaagaaaaccaaaagcaTTCATAAAAATGGTATTACAACCAAGTCGGACTCTGTGTATTTGACCCCTGTGGAAGAGGAAGGCGGACTGAACCACAAAACGGGGGCTCCCTACGGGAATGCTTTTATTGGCCAGGACAATTATGAGTGCTACTCCAGTCCACACAGCCAGAATGGCTCCTCTCACAGCTCTGGCGGCACCAAACAGGAGGAGACGGAGTCAGGCTTTGAGAAACGTGGTGTGGGTTTGGACTTTGCCATCTTAGACAGcactttcctcctctctcaggttTTCCCCACCCTCTTCATGGGCATGATCGTTCAGTTCGCACAGTCCGTCACTGCCTATATCGCCTCTTCTGCCATCTTCGGTGCTGTTGCCATCTACTTGGCCAGTCAAATCATCTTTGACCAAAAGGACCTCAAAAGCTGA